One genomic window of Pyrobaculum sp. 3827-6 includes the following:
- a CDS encoding 3-phosphoshikimate 1-carboxyvinyltransferase — MYCLEAGRLEGRFAMPPSKPMAQRLLLASALAEGETVVRGVEWSDDAVAMLRAIQPVSVLRVRGSDVVISRREPDFYRAFSVGESGFTLRTAVAVYAGVPGLTAVYFGGTLRGRPIDDLIAVLKRLTEVVKLPGAVVIRGRRLGRFGVEVRADVSSQYISGLMFLAAAGEGGVITPVGERKSWSFVEATADVLRLFGAKVELGDVVAVDGGLRSPGEVDVPGDFSLASYLAVAAVATGGEVELTGHLTKLDATLVDIFRAMGADVSYDGHAVKARGAFTKGVEVDLGGNPDLVMPVALAAAVVEDVSIIRGVEHLRFKESDRIATVADVLERLGVDVQYRDGALHIRGPPRRRGVEFKSHGDHRIGIMALAASRIVGGCVDDIGPVAKSWPSAVLYFAAGEINK; from the coding sequence ATGTACTGTCTTGAGGCTGGGCGTCTAGAGGGGAGGTTCGCGATGCCCCCTTCGAAGCCGATGGCGCAGAGGCTTCTCCTCGCCTCGGCGCTGGCAGAGGGGGAGACCGTCGTGAGGGGCGTCGAGTGGAGCGACGACGCTGTGGCTATGCTCAGGGCCATACAGCCCGTCTCAGTCCTTAGGGTGAGGGGGAGCGACGTCGTTATCTCTCGGCGTGAGCCTGACTTCTATAGAGCCTTCAGCGTGGGCGAGAGCGGCTTCACGCTTAGAACAGCCGTCGCCGTCTACGCCGGCGTGCCCGGCTTAACCGCGGTGTACTTCGGAGGCACCCTCAGGGGGAGGCCGATAGACGACTTAATAGCCGTGTTGAAGAGGCTGACGGAAGTGGTTAAGTTGCCGGGTGCCGTGGTTATACGGGGCAGAAGGCTGGGGAGGTTTGGAGTTGAGGTGAGGGCCGACGTCTCTTCTCAGTACATATCCGGCTTGATGTTCCTAGCCGCGGCTGGGGAGGGCGGCGTAATTACGCCCGTCGGCGAGAGGAAGTCGTGGAGTTTTGTAGAAGCCACGGCAGATGTGTTGAGGCTCTTTGGGGCCAAGGTGGAGCTCGGCGACGTCGTTGCAGTAGACGGCGGGCTGAGGAGCCCCGGGGAGGTGGACGTGCCGGGGGACTTCAGCCTAGCCTCCTACCTGGCGGTGGCGGCGGTGGCCACCGGGGGAGAGGTGGAGCTGACGGGCCACCTAACTAAGCTCGACGCTACGCTTGTAGATATCTTCAGAGCCATGGGGGCAGACGTCAGTTATGATGGACATGCGGTCAAGGCTAGGGGGGCCTTTACAAAAGGCGTTGAGGTGGATCTAGGCGGGAACCCTGACTTGGTGATGCCGGTGGCGCTAGCCGCCGCTGTTGTAGAAGACGTGTCGATTATAAGAGGCGTAGAGCATCTACGCTTCAAGGAGAGCGATAGGATAGCCACGGTCGCCGACGTCTTGGAGAGGCTCGGCGTAGACGTCCAGTATAGAGATGGGGCTCTGCATATCCGCGGCCCCCCCAGGCGGAGAGGCGTTGAGTTCAAATCACATGGGGATCACCGAATTGGGATAATGGCGCTGGCCGCGTCTAGAATCGTGGGGGGCTGCGTAGATGACATAGGGCCCGTCGCCAAGTCCTGGCCCTCGGCCGTGTTGTACTTCGCCGCGGGGGAAATCAATAAATAG
- a CDS encoding NAD-dependent epimerase/dehydratase family protein: MRIVVTGGAGFIGSHLVDRLVEMGHDVAVVDNLSSGRREFVNKAAELHVRDLKDADWGVGIRGEVVFHFAANPEVRLSTTEPVVHFNENVLATFNVLEWARQTGVRTVVFASSSTVYGDAEVIPTPEEAPYKPISVYGAAKAAGEVMCATYARLYGIKCLAVRYANIIGPRLRHGVIYDFIMKLRKNPNVLEVLGDGTQRKSYLYITDAVDATIQAWQKLEEEKEPYMALNVGNLDAVRVLDIAQIVSEVLGLRPEIRLVPATADGRGWPGDVKYMTLSISKLMKLTGWRPAMTSAEAVRKTAEDLARELWQTL; this comes from the coding sequence ATGAGAATTGTCGTCACAGGCGGGGCGGGCTTCATCGGGAGCCACCTAGTGGACCGCTTGGTGGAGATGGGGCATGACGTAGCGGTGGTGGATAACTTGTCAAGCGGGAGGAGGGAGTTTGTAAACAAGGCCGCTGAACTGCACGTAAGAGATTTAAAAGACGCAGACTGGGGCGTCGGCATCCGCGGAGAGGTGGTCTTCCACTTCGCGGCTAATCCAGAGGTTAGACTATCCACAACCGAGCCCGTGGTTCACTTCAATGAGAACGTACTCGCCACTTTTAACGTGCTTGAGTGGGCGAGGCAGACGGGCGTGAGGACAGTGGTATTCGCCTCGTCGTCCACTGTGTACGGCGACGCCGAGGTTATACCGACGCCGGAGGAGGCGCCTTATAAGCCGATTTCCGTCTACGGCGCCGCCAAGGCGGCTGGGGAGGTTATGTGCGCCACGTACGCCAGGCTCTACGGAATTAAATGCCTGGCGGTTAGATACGCCAACATAATCGGCCCAAGGCTGAGGCACGGCGTCATATACGACTTCATTATGAAGCTTAGAAAAAACCCCAACGTGCTGGAGGTGCTGGGCGACGGCACCCAGAGAAAGAGCTACCTCTACATAACAGACGCCGTGGACGCCACTATCCAAGCCTGGCAAAAACTAGAAGAGGAGAAGGAGCCATACATGGCGCTCAACGTGGGGAATCTAGACGCCGTTAGAGTTCTCGACATCGCCCAGATAGTGTCGGAGGTCCTCGGCCTGAGGCCCGAGATTAGGCTAGTGCCGGCGACTGCAGACGGGAGGGGGTGGCCCGGCGATGTTAAATACATGACGCTGTCAATATCAAAGCTGATGAAGCTGACAGGCTGGAGGCCGGCCATGACCAGCGCTGAGGCCGTTAGGAAAACAGCCGAGGACTTGGCGAGGGAGCTATGGCAGACACTGTAA
- a CDS encoding alcohol dehydrogenase catalytic domain-containing protein — translation MRGYLLKNFKELPSLVELEKPKPGPGRVLVRVAAAGVCYRDYLAWQGFQRVKLPVVPGHEFAGVVEEVGEGVDEFKPGDAVAGMIYEFCGECEFCRTGREYLCRSRKVYGEDLPGAFAEYISADRKSLVKIPPGVPLEAASYAACVLSTVVRGVRKIGVSPGRQVLVTGAGGGVGIHAVQIARAYGARVVAVTSPQKAEYVAKYADHVITGKSFADEVKKLGGADGAVESVGGPTLEQTIRAVNWGGRIALIGNVDPQPTPIALGLLILKEVELLPVLQGGRADLQEALRLLATGAVKPVYTTHSFAELPRLLEETPKASHIGRRVVKIGS, via the coding sequence ATGAGGGGGTATCTACTGAAGAATTTTAAAGAGCTCCCCAGCCTCGTGGAGTTGGAGAAGCCCAAGCCGGGGCCGGGGAGGGTTTTGGTTAGAGTCGCCGCGGCTGGGGTTTGCTACAGGGACTACCTCGCGTGGCAGGGCTTTCAAAGGGTGAAGCTACCCGTGGTCCCCGGTCATGAATTTGCTGGGGTGGTGGAGGAGGTGGGGGAGGGGGTCGACGAGTTTAAGCCGGGGGACGCGGTGGCTGGGATGATATATGAATTCTGCGGCGAGTGTGAATTCTGCAGAACGGGGAGGGAGTACCTCTGTAGAAGCAGGAAGGTGTATGGCGAGGACCTCCCGGGGGCCTTTGCCGAGTACATCTCTGCGGATAGGAAATCGCTTGTGAAGATCCCGCCCGGCGTGCCTCTCGAGGCGGCTTCCTACGCCGCTTGTGTCTTGTCCACCGTGGTTAGGGGCGTGAGGAAGATAGGCGTCTCCCCTGGTCGCCAGGTATTAGTCACGGGGGCGGGCGGCGGCGTGGGGATACACGCGGTGCAGATCGCCAGGGCATACGGCGCGAGGGTCGTGGCGGTTACAAGCCCCCAGAAGGCTGAATACGTGGCTAAATACGCAGACCACGTGATTACTGGGAAATCTTTTGCTGACGAGGTTAAGAAACTGGGGGGCGCGGACGGCGCTGTTGAGTCCGTCGGGGGGCCTACGCTGGAGCAGACTATACGCGCCGTGAACTGGGGCGGCAGGATAGCGCTTATAGGCAACGTGGACCCCCAGCCGACTCCCATCGCGCTTGGCCTGCTAATCCTAAAGGAGGTGGAGCTCCTCCCCGTACTGCAGGGAGGGAGGGCAGATCTGCAGGAGGCTCTTCGGCTACTGGCGACGGGCGCCGTGAAGCCCGTATACACAACTCACAGCTTTGCCGAACTGCCGAGGTTGCTGGAGGAGACCCCCAAGGCGTCTCACATCGGCAGGAGAGTTGTCAAGATCGGCAGCTAG